One genomic window of Evansella cellulosilytica DSM 2522 includes the following:
- the motP gene encoding flagellar motor protein MotP: MKKLDMLTPIGIFLGLTMILLAIYTSEIGGGGAGYFFQVTSILIVLGGLSAAILINFSMADVKSVPIVLKETFQTQNHDIQGLIETFVDLSTKARREGLLALEMGLEDVNDPFIEKGVLLAVDGIEPEIIKDIMMAEVVAMEERHRKGRSIIEKAGEYAPAWGMIGTLIGLVLMLQNLNDPSSLGPNMAVALLTTLYGSLLANLVFIPMASKLALSTEEEVFIKQIVIEGVIGVQSGQNPKILQEKLSAFLPNHAKKGESEKEEEEILND; this comes from the coding sequence ATGAAAAAATTAGATATGTTAACTCCAATTGGTATATTCCTTGGCTTAACGATGATTTTATTGGCTATTTATACGAGTGAAATAGGTGGCGGTGGAGCTGGTTACTTTTTTCAGGTTACTTCGATTTTAATCGTACTCGGAGGATTGTCTGCAGCGATTTTAATTAACTTTTCAATGGCTGATGTAAAAAGTGTACCAATCGTTTTAAAGGAAACATTTCAAACGCAAAATCATGATATACAAGGGTTGATTGAAACGTTTGTTGATCTTTCTACAAAAGCAAGAAGAGAAGGATTACTTGCTCTTGAGATGGGATTAGAGGATGTCAATGATCCATTTATTGAAAAAGGTGTATTATTAGCTGTCGATGGCATAGAACCAGAGATTATTAAAGACATTATGATGGCAGAAGTTGTCGCTATGGAAGAACGACACCGAAAAGGCCGATCGATTATAGAAAAAGCTGGTGAGTACGCACCAGCATGGGGAATGATTGGTACTTTAATTGGACTTGTTTTGATGCTACAAAATTTAAATGATCCATCTTCACTAGGACCTAATATGGCTGTTGCACTACTTACGACTTTATATGGTTCTTTACTTGCCAACTTAGTTTTTATACCTATGGCAAGTAAATTAGCTTTAAGTACAGAAGAAGAAGTATTTATAAAGCAAATCGTTATTGAGGGAGTTATCGGAGTTCAATCAGGTCAAAACCCTAAAATTCTACAAGAAAAATTAAGTGCATTTTTACCTAACCATGCAAAAAAAGGTGAAAGTGAAAAGGAAGAAGAGGAGATTTTGAATGATTAG
- the ccpA gene encoding catabolite control protein A translates to MNITIYDVAREASVSMATVSRVVNGNPNVKPTTRKRVLEAIERLGYRPNAVARGLASKKTTTVGVIIPDISSIFFAELARGIEDIATMYKYNIILCNSDQNIDKEIHLVNTLLEKQVDGIVFMGGEITKEHEEAFKTSPVPIVLSATIDQNRLFPSVNIDYEQAAFDAVTSFIKRGHKKIAILSGSLEDPINGYLKFAGYKRALEEGNLPLDDDLIVIGDYTYDSGLEAMETLLALEDKPTAIFAGTDEMALGVIHGAQDAGYDVPNDFEIFGFNNTRLATMVRPTLSTVVQPMYDIGAVSMRLLTKYMKKEEVSENVVILPHRLEFRHSTIEAQ, encoded by the coding sequence ATGAATATTACGATTTATGATGTGGCAAGAGAAGCAAGTGTATCAATGGCTACAGTGTCTAGGGTAGTAAACGGAAATCCAAATGTAAAGCCTACAACGAGAAAGAGAGTGTTAGAGGCAATTGAGCGTCTTGGCTACCGACCAAATGCTGTTGCAAGAGGTTTGGCTAGCAAAAAGACAACAACTGTTGGTGTTATTATCCCAGATATTTCGAGTATTTTCTTTGCAGAATTGGCGCGAGGTATTGAAGATATTGCAACAATGTACAAGTATAATATTATTTTATGTAACTCTGATCAAAACATAGATAAGGAAATCCATTTAGTAAATACTTTACTAGAAAAACAAGTAGATGGAATCGTATTTATGGGCGGAGAAATCACAAAAGAACATGAAGAGGCATTTAAAACATCTCCTGTTCCAATTGTATTATCTGCAACGATTGATCAAAACAGGTTATTCCCTTCAGTCAATATTGACTATGAACAAGCTGCCTTTGATGCAGTCACATCATTTATAAAAAGAGGGCATAAAAAAATTGCTATTTTATCGGGAAGCTTAGAGGATCCTATTAATGGATATTTGAAGTTTGCAGGTTATAAAAGAGCATTAGAAGAAGGAAATCTGCCGTTAGACGATGATCTAATCGTCATCGGTGATTACACATATGACTCTGGCTTAGAAGCAATGGAAACATTGTTAGCGTTAGAGGACAAGCCTACTGCAATCTTTGCAGGAACAGATGAAATGGCTTTAGGGGTTATTCATGGAGCTCAAGATGCAGGTTATGACGTACCGAATGACTTTGAAATCTTCGGATTTAATAATACAAGGTTAGCTACAATGGTGAGACCAACTTTATCAACTGTAGTTCAGCCAATGTATGATATCGGTGCTGTATCAATGAGATTATTAACAAAATATATGAAGAAAGAAGAAGTAAGTGAGAATGTCGTTATATTACCACATCGATTGGAATTTAGACATTCTACTATAGAAGCGCAATAA
- a CDS encoding bifunctional 3-deoxy-7-phosphoheptulonate synthase/chorismate mutase → MGNEQLEELRDQLDKVNLQLMEVINERASLVKEIGRVKSAQGLNRFDPVRERKMLDLIAENNKGPFETSTLQHLFKQIFKASLEIQEDDHRKALLVSRKKHPEDTLVSINNVKVGDGRQRLIAGPCSVESYEQVEAVAKTLKQEGIKFLRGGAFKPRTSPYDFQGLGEEGLKILKDVAKKYDLSVISEIVNPKDIEMALDYVDVIQIGARNMQNFELLKAAGSVDKPVLLKRGLSATIEEFINAAEYIHAGGNGNIMLCERGIRTYEKATRNTLDISAVPILKQETHLPVWVDVTHSTGRRDLLLPTAKAALAIGADGVMAEVHPDPAVALSDSAQQMDIPQFQNFVSSLVESGLYKREEEVVNQK, encoded by the coding sequence ATGGGTAATGAACAATTAGAAGAGTTGAGGGATCAATTGGACAAAGTAAATTTACAATTGATGGAGGTTATTAATGAGAGAGCTAGTCTCGTAAAGGAGATTGGCCGAGTAAAGAGTGCTCAAGGTCTGAATCGCTTTGATCCTGTACGTGAACGGAAAATGCTTGATTTAATTGCTGAAAATAATAAAGGGCCTTTTGAAACATCTACCCTTCAACATCTTTTTAAACAAATATTTAAAGCAAGTCTCGAAATTCAAGAAGATGATCATAGGAAAGCATTACTTGTCTCACGTAAAAAACATCCTGAGGATACTTTAGTTTCTATTAATAACGTAAAAGTTGGGGATGGTAGACAGAGATTAATTGCGGGTCCTTGTTCTGTTGAGAGTTATGAGCAAGTTGAAGCAGTTGCAAAAACTCTAAAACAAGAAGGAATTAAATTTTTACGAGGTGGCGCATTTAAACCTAGAACATCACCTTATGATTTCCAAGGACTAGGAGAAGAAGGTTTAAAAATCTTAAAGGATGTTGCCAAGAAATATGATCTATCAGTTATTAGTGAAATCGTTAACCCTAAAGATATTGAAATGGCACTAGATTATGTAGATGTCATTCAAATCGGAGCAAGAAATATGCAAAACTTTGAGTTATTAAAGGCTGCAGGAAGTGTAGATAAACCTGTTTTATTAAAACGAGGCTTATCAGCAACTATTGAAGAGTTTATTAACGCCGCTGAGTACATTCATGCTGGTGGGAATGGTAATATTATGTTATGTGAGCGAGGTATTCGTACGTATGAAAAAGCGACTCGTAACACATTAGATATATCAGCAGTACCAATCTTAAAGCAAGAAACGCATTTACCAGTGTGGGTAGACGTTACTCATTCAACAGGAAGAAGAGATTTATTATTACCGACTGCCAAAGCAGCTTTAGCAATTGGAGCAGACGGGGTCATGGCTGAAGTTCATCCAGATCCAGCAGTAGCTCTATCTGATTCGGCTCAACAAATGGATATTCCACAATTCCAAAACTTTGTCAGTAGCTTAGTTGAATCTGGATTATATAAGAGAGAAGAGGAAGTTGTAAATCAAAAATAA
- the pilM gene encoding pilus assembly protein PilM, with the protein MEHEDIKPIFALDIGTRSVVGLILHKRSTGYHVVDMVREEHTERSMLDGQIHNVIAVSTVINSIKNRLEERHGKLKTVCVAAAGRSLKTIREKVELPIQGKPIFNKEDVLHLELSAVQKAQFTLAKDSGDKHKRVNDYCVGYSVINYQLDDQVIGSLVDQRGEKAAVEVIATFLPKVVVESLIAALQRADLELEALTLEPIAAIQVLIPPSMRRLNVALVDIGAGTSDIAITNLGTVVAYGMVPLAGDEITEAISDHFLLDFNEAEDLKRKATVEERVSIVDILGFETEYSQNEVFKEIEPAIDTLARGISEQIIELNQQSPKAVMLVGGGSMTPYLPEKIAEYLQLPKNRVAIRGLDAIKGITFETALDSTPELVTPIGIAIAAKESPVEYISITVNNQTVRLFDIKQLTIGDGIITSGMELSKLYGKPGMGIITNVNGRALSIPGEHGTPPIIKKNGLDAKLDDPLSHGDVITVENGQNGKDANTKIKDLLDDIKKLEITYNNDLVTLNPKLFKNNKESSLEDVVQDRDTIEVVYYQTVDEVLKVVEPAYEKPNFTSKRTIFINNEEYDIPNKIPQLFLNGSEASYTDAVRNGDTLEYRPAKETSFVVKDVLKQTNHLYANEMKVSFNGEVVVLEQVLVEVFRGDEKLTLQSTLNNGDNITIKKVKPSPFIYQDVFAVVDVEFTLDTTKKPIMLKNGEETSFADSIMHGDVLELKWTEK; encoded by the coding sequence ATGGAACATGAAGATATAAAACCAATCTTCGCTTTAGATATTGGGACGCGGTCTGTAGTTGGTCTCATCTTGCATAAACGTTCTACTGGATACCATGTTGTTGATATGGTACGCGAAGAGCATACTGAACGTTCCATGTTAGATGGGCAAATTCATAATGTTATAGCTGTTTCAACCGTTATTAATTCTATCAAAAATCGACTAGAAGAAAGGCATGGGAAGCTTAAGACCGTTTGTGTAGCAGCGGCTGGGCGTTCCTTAAAAACAATTAGAGAAAAAGTTGAACTTCCTATACAAGGTAAGCCAATTTTTAATAAAGAGGATGTTTTACACCTTGAACTCAGTGCGGTGCAAAAAGCTCAATTTACATTAGCTAAAGATTCTGGAGATAAACATAAGCGTGTAAACGATTACTGTGTTGGTTACTCCGTTATTAATTATCAGCTAGATGATCAAGTCATCGGAAGTCTCGTTGATCAAAGAGGCGAAAAAGCAGCTGTTGAAGTCATTGCAACTTTTTTACCAAAGGTTGTTGTTGAATCTCTTATCGCTGCACTTCAGCGTGCAGATCTAGAGCTGGAAGCATTAACGTTAGAACCTATTGCTGCTATTCAAGTACTGATCCCACCATCGATGAGAAGACTGAATGTTGCACTAGTTGATATTGGAGCCGGAACTTCAGACATCGCCATTACTAACCTTGGAACTGTTGTCGCCTATGGCATGGTTCCACTTGCTGGAGACGAGATTACAGAAGCGATAAGCGATCACTTTTTATTAGACTTCAATGAAGCAGAAGACCTGAAAAGGAAAGCAACTGTAGAAGAACGAGTTTCAATCGTGGATATTTTAGGTTTTGAAACTGAGTATTCACAAAATGAAGTGTTTAAAGAAATCGAACCTGCTATCGATACACTTGCAAGAGGTATAAGTGAACAAATTATTGAATTGAATCAACAATCCCCAAAAGCTGTTATGTTAGTTGGTGGCGGAAGTATGACTCCTTATTTACCTGAAAAAATTGCGGAATACTTACAGTTACCAAAAAACCGTGTTGCGATAAGGGGCCTTGACGCGATCAAAGGAATTACTTTTGAAACTGCGTTAGACTCTACACCAGAGCTTGTAACCCCGATCGGGATTGCTATCGCTGCAAAAGAAAGTCCTGTCGAATATATAAGCATTACTGTCAATAATCAAACCGTTCGCTTATTTGATATTAAGCAATTAACGATCGGTGATGGCATCATTACTAGTGGTATGGAGCTTTCTAAGCTCTATGGAAAGCCTGGTATGGGTATCATTACAAATGTAAATGGACGAGCTTTATCAATACCTGGTGAACATGGAACTCCTCCTATCATTAAAAAGAATGGGCTAGATGCAAAGCTTGATGATCCACTATCTCATGGTGATGTCATTACTGTTGAAAATGGACAAAACGGAAAAGATGCAAATACAAAAATAAAAGATCTGTTAGATGATATTAAAAAGCTAGAAATAACGTACAACAATGATTTAGTAACGTTGAACCCTAAACTATTTAAAAATAATAAAGAATCTTCATTAGAGGATGTTGTACAAGACAGAGATACAATAGAAGTTGTTTATTATCAAACAGTAGATGAAGTACTAAAAGTAGTAGAACCAGCTTACGAAAAACCAAATTTCACAAGCAAAAGAACCATTTTCATCAATAACGAAGAATACGATATTCCAAATAAAATACCACAGCTTTTTCTTAATGGTTCAGAAGCATCGTATACAGACGCTGTGAGAAATGGAGATACACTCGAATACCGTCCAGCAAAAGAAACATCTTTTGTAGTCAAGGATGTTTTAAAACAAACGAACCATTTGTACGCCAATGAAATGAAAGTATCTTTTAATGGAGAAGTTGTCGTACTAGAGCAGGTGCTAGTGGAAGTTTTTCGTGGTGATGAAAAGTTAACGTTGCAAAGTACACTAAACAATGGTGACAATATCACTATAAAAAAAGTAAAACCATCCCCTTTTATTTATCAAGATGTATTTGCAGTAGTTGATGTCGAGTTTACATTAGACACGACTAAAAAGCCAATCATGCTGAAAAATGGAGAGGAAACATCCTTTGCTGATAGTATTATGCACGGGGATGTGTTAGAGCTTAAATGGACGGAGAAGTAA
- the ytxJ gene encoding bacillithiol system redox-active protein YtxJ, which translates to MMSIQKIQSSDQFQRIQNEGAPFFLLKNSTTCPISHEAYNETEAFADDQSDIPVYYLNVQESRDLSNEIAAQYNVKHESPQALLFSEGSVKWHASHWKVTKKSLKDAWANI; encoded by the coding sequence ATGATGAGCATCCAGAAGATTCAATCAAGTGATCAATTTCAACGTATTCAAAACGAAGGTGCTCCGTTTTTTTTATTAAAAAACAGCACGACTTGTCCAATTAGTCATGAAGCATACAATGAAACAGAAGCATTTGCAGATGATCAAAGTGACATTCCTGTTTATTATTTGAATGTTCAAGAATCACGTGATCTGTCTAATGAAATTGCCGCACAATATAATGTGAAACACGAATCACCACAGGCTTTATTGTTTAGTGAGGGCTCTGTAAAATGGCATGCATCTCATTGGAAAGTGACAAAAAAGAGCTTAAAAGATGCTTGGGCAAATATATAA
- a CDS encoding YtxH domain-containing protein, giving the protein MSQEKENNNGLNTKDFLIGTFIGGVIGASAALLLAPKSGKDLRQDINDQAKIAKERTTDWTHQAIERGNQLATSARQSTSEFARTVSDRSTTLLERAKDLARSVRNDVDDLTESADSLTNDLEGISEEIAASVKKEVEDLQRSVEQLVKEVEEKEKNKE; this is encoded by the coding sequence ATGAGTCAAGAAAAAGAAAACAATAATGGGCTTAATACAAAGGATTTTCTAATTGGTACATTCATTGGTGGTGTGATAGGTGCTTCAGCAGCACTATTACTAGCGCCGAAATCAGGTAAAGACCTTCGCCAAGATATTAATGACCAAGCAAAAATTGCGAAAGAAAGAACTACAGATTGGACACATCAAGCAATCGAAAGAGGAAATCAATTAGCAACATCTGCGAGACAGAGTACTTCAGAATTTGCGAGAACAGTATCCGATCGTTCAACTACTCTTTTAGAAAGAGCGAAGGATTTAGCACGTTCAGTTCGCAACGATGTAGATGATTTAACAGAATCAGCCGATAGCTTAACTAATGACTTAGAAGGAATTAGTGAAGAAATTGCTGCTTCGGTGAAAAAAGAAGTAGAGGATCTACAACGTTCCGTTGAGCAACTAGTAAAAGAAGTAGAAGAGAAAGAAAAGAATAAAGAATAA